Proteins co-encoded in one Coxiella burnetii genomic window:
- the rimP gene encoding ribosome maturation factor RimP, whose amino-acid sequence MSQARTLHRLIAPAVEALGFELVGCELFRRGATTILQVFVDKPGGIGLDECAKVSRQISAVLDVEDPIRGRYTLEVSSPGLERPLYTANHYRRFIGNKAKIRLREPREGQRQFRGMVVAVDNEEQVTLQLDNKILKVSLGEIEKANLIADFEG is encoded by the coding sequence ATGAGTCAAGCGCGAACGCTGCATCGCCTTATTGCTCCGGCGGTGGAAGCGCTTGGGTTTGAACTCGTTGGGTGCGAGCTTTTTCGCCGCGGCGCTACGACGATCTTGCAAGTCTTTGTTGATAAACCAGGCGGCATTGGACTCGATGAGTGCGCGAAGGTCAGTCGGCAGATTAGCGCTGTGCTGGATGTCGAAGACCCTATTAGGGGACGTTACACTTTAGAAGTTTCGTCACCGGGCTTAGAGCGGCCATTGTATACGGCGAACCATTATCGTCGCTTTATCGGGAACAAGGCAAAGATTCGTTTACGAGAGCCGCGAGAGGGACAACGGCAGTTTCGGGGAATGGTTGTGGCTGTGGACAATGAAGAGCAAGTGACTTTGCAGTTAGATAACAAGATATTAAAAGTTTCGCTGGGGGAGATTGAAAAAGCAAATTTAATAGCGGATTTCGAGGGCTGA
- the nuoN gene encoding NADH-quinone oxidoreductase subunit NuoN produces MPSELPNFIPAVPEMFVLFMALVILLAGVFIKKRHQIPYYLTQITLILVAGLTWYIFTYSDFAETSFTFHHMFVLDRFSVYLKLFIYLSVFFAFIYAREYNDERKIPHTEFYVLGLLSMLGMVALVSSSNLLTVFLGLELLSLPTYAMVALYRNKTRSVEAGMKYFVIGAIASGMLLYGMSMIFGATQSLDLTEIAKAVSATPLHQNLILVFGLVFIVAGVAFKLGTAPFHMWVPDVYEGAPSSVTLFISTAPKIAAYAMIIRLLILGMPALHVQWHQMLIVVAILSMGIGNFAAIVQSNIKRMLAYSSIAHMGYMLLGVLCGTRNGYAAAMFYTITYSLMSLGAFGMVVLMSRGGFEAENINDFAGLNSRNPWLAFMMMLILFSLAGVPPLVGFIAKVGVLDALIQVHLVWLAVLAVLFAIVGAYYYIRVVKVMYFESAPPQLKPIRCSLEMKIAISLNGLAVLFIGIFPGWLYALSHLAF; encoded by the coding sequence ATGCCGTCGGAATTACCTAATTTTATTCCTGCCGTGCCTGAAATGTTTGTATTGTTTATGGCGCTGGTAATATTGCTGGCGGGTGTTTTTATTAAAAAACGTCACCAAATTCCTTATTATTTGACACAGATTACCTTAATTTTGGTGGCGGGATTGACCTGGTATATATTTACCTATTCCGATTTTGCGGAAACATCGTTTACCTTCCATCATATGTTTGTATTGGACCGCTTCTCCGTTTACCTTAAATTATTTATTTATTTGTCTGTCTTTTTTGCCTTTATTTACGCCCGAGAATACAACGATGAGCGTAAAATCCCTCACACCGAATTTTACGTTCTCGGTTTATTATCGATGCTGGGAATGGTGGCTTTGGTTTCTTCCTCTAATTTATTAACTGTTTTTTTAGGGCTGGAATTACTATCGTTGCCGACTTATGCAATGGTCGCTCTGTATCGTAACAAGACACGTTCGGTTGAAGCCGGCATGAAATATTTTGTTATCGGCGCCATTGCCTCTGGGATGCTGCTCTATGGAATGTCGATGATTTTTGGCGCTACCCAAAGCTTAGATTTAACCGAAATTGCAAAGGCGGTTTCCGCAACGCCACTGCATCAAAATTTGATTCTGGTATTTGGGCTCGTTTTTATTGTTGCCGGAGTTGCATTCAAGTTGGGCACTGCACCTTTCCATATGTGGGTTCCGGATGTGTATGAAGGCGCGCCCAGTTCGGTCACCTTATTTATCTCCACCGCGCCGAAAATAGCGGCTTACGCGATGATTATCCGATTATTAATCCTCGGTATGCCCGCACTGCACGTTCAATGGCATCAAATGCTCATCGTGGTCGCGATTTTATCGATGGGTATCGGTAATTTCGCTGCAATCGTGCAGTCCAATATCAAACGGATGCTGGCTTATTCATCGATCGCCCACATGGGGTATATGCTATTAGGTGTTTTATGCGGAACCCGTAATGGCTATGCTGCGGCGATGTTTTATACGATTACTTACAGTTTAATGTCACTTGGTGCTTTTGGGATGGTCGTTTTAATGAGTCGCGGTGGGTTTGAAGCTGAAAATATTAATGATTTTGCAGGATTAAACAGCCGCAATCCCTGGCTTGCCTTTATGATGATGCTGATTCTCTTTTCTTTAGCCGGCGTCCCGCCATTAGTAGGATTTATCGCGAAAGTCGGCGTTCTTGATGCACTTATCCAAGTGCATTTAGTGTGGCTCGCCGTGCTCGCCGTATTGTTCGCAATTGTCGGCGCTTATTATTATATTCGCGTGGTCAAAGTCATGTATTTTGAAAGCGCCCCCCCTCAACTGAAACCAATACGCTGTTCATTAGAAATGAAAATCGCCATCTCGCTAAATGGGTTAGCGGTATTATTTATCGGTATCTTCCCAGGCTGGCTATACGCCCTTTCGCATTTGGCTTTTTAG
- a CDS encoding complex I subunit 4 family protein, with protein sequence MAFEHIPLLSTLIWLPILGAIPVALLNSEERANQARVLALIIALISFVLCIPLYFGFDTTRASMQFTEHVNWISALKINYDLGVDGISMPLIVLTCFTTLLVVLASWTMVKKQVGHYLSAFLVMQGAVIGVFSALDAMLFYFFWEAMLIPMYISIGIWGMEKRSYAAIKFFLYTFFGSALLLVALLYLRMHSDSFYIPDYYRLHMSMTVQILVFLGFLFAFAIKVPMWPLHTWLPDAHTEAPVGGSVVLAALMLKLGGYGFFRFSLPIVPDASRQLDWLMIALSLIAIVYIGFIAIAQTDMKKLIAYSSVAHMGFVTLGAFMVFFIVAHTGDRADAYLSLEGAMVQMISHAFGAGAMFLAFGVLYEQIHSRYIYNFGGIAKTMPYFAAFFMVFAMSNVGLPGTSGFVGEFMVLLSTFKASFWVTFLAASTLVIGAAYTLWMYKRVFYGPVTTPAVAQLKEIGVTDKIIFILVTAAIVWIGIYPNSLLNVFHASIGKLLHEALQSKL encoded by the coding sequence ATGGCATTTGAACACATACCTTTATTAAGCACACTTATTTGGCTTCCTATTTTAGGCGCCATTCCCGTGGCTTTGCTTAATAGCGAAGAACGCGCAAACCAGGCTCGCGTGTTGGCCTTAATTATCGCGTTAATTTCTTTTGTGCTTTGCATTCCGCTTTATTTTGGTTTTGACACGACCAGAGCCAGCATGCAATTTACGGAACACGTCAATTGGATTTCCGCTTTAAAAATAAATTACGACCTTGGGGTCGATGGAATTTCAATGCCGCTAATCGTGCTGACTTGTTTTACCACCCTCTTAGTCGTCTTGGCTTCTTGGACGATGGTTAAGAAGCAAGTCGGCCATTATTTATCGGCTTTTTTAGTCATGCAGGGGGCGGTAATCGGTGTTTTTTCAGCCTTGGACGCCATGCTATTTTATTTCTTTTGGGAAGCGATGTTGATTCCGATGTATATCAGTATCGGCATTTGGGGTATGGAAAAACGCTCTTATGCGGCCATTAAGTTTTTCTTATATACCTTTTTCGGTTCAGCGTTATTATTGGTGGCCCTCTTGTATTTACGGATGCACTCAGACAGTTTTTATATCCCGGATTATTATCGCTTGCACATGTCGATGACCGTGCAAATTTTAGTTTTCCTTGGCTTTTTATTTGCCTTTGCTATCAAAGTTCCGATGTGGCCGCTTCATACGTGGTTGCCGGATGCACATACGGAGGCCCCCGTTGGCGGTTCAGTCGTATTAGCGGCTTTAATGTTGAAGTTAGGCGGATACGGTTTCTTTCGCTTTAGTTTACCGATTGTTCCTGACGCCAGTCGCCAATTGGATTGGTTAATGATCGCACTTTCATTAATTGCCATTGTCTATATCGGATTTATTGCAATTGCACAAACCGATATGAAGAAATTAATTGCGTATTCTTCGGTCGCTCATATGGGTTTCGTAACTTTAGGCGCATTTATGGTATTTTTTATCGTCGCGCATACGGGCGATAGAGCGGATGCTTATTTGAGTTTGGAAGGCGCGATGGTGCAAATGATTTCTCATGCTTTTGGCGCTGGCGCTATGTTTTTGGCGTTCGGAGTGCTTTACGAGCAGATACATTCACGTTATATCTACAATTTTGGCGGCATCGCAAAAACAATGCCTTATTTTGCGGCCTTTTTTATGGTATTTGCAATGTCGAATGTTGGGTTACCAGGAACTTCGGGTTTTGTGGGAGAATTTATGGTGCTGCTTAGCACGTTTAAAGCCAGTTTTTGGGTAACATTTCTTGCCGCCTCTACGTTAGTGATTGGCGCTGCTTATACGTTGTGGATGTATAAGCGTGTTTTTTACGGTCCTGTTACGACTCCGGCTGTGGCGCAATTAAAAGAAATAGGAGTGACAGATAAGATAATTTTTATTTTAGTAACCGCTGCCATTGTTTGGATTGGTATTTATCCCAATTCATTGTTGAATGTATTTCATGCATCTATTGGTAAATTGTTGCATGAAGCATTGCAGTCGAAATTGTAA